In a genomic window of Epinephelus fuscoguttatus linkage group LG23, E.fuscoguttatus.final_Chr_v1:
- the si:dkey-183c6.9 gene encoding uncharacterized protein si:dkey-183c6.9, producing the protein MTCVCVSCAIEDQHRLHNMKTFSTAHKELLEKLSAEQQDLQVKTAKKNLSLEKWEKSEREKLARSSVRLIEAVTNLRDIALTSVHSSVSARMVSIKTSKSSMQAAQKEKDTFRFLQMYSQVQQDMEKAKAVDLRKGMEPGSDRDKLVQDIKQNGEKMVEQAGHFWGSLLSLVDPENHQELINTSSDLIFEPQSLGPSMSLSKDRRKVFYTGLEPYSATLLIRSTRSTPKFQRWVVSLSCPDWTIGLCDKQFAQNLTYGHVYGLCRKDNRLSSLTTARDDGSWQQRTLRPLITQLKNGDESVPRPGVVEVFLNSDASSLSFFSKTGRHQREEIITIKMSLNNCDLAPFVHVAKTNAQNILQQQWKCHCRQVNYTGSMLWQMKDKQFYNSFQSNCSCGAYIGDECITEVVCELQ; encoded by the coding sequence atgacctgtgtgtgtgtttcctgcgcCATTGAAGACCAGCACCGCCTGCACAATATGAAGACCTTCTCCACAGCCCACAAAGAGCTCCTGGAGAAGCTCAGCGCTGAGCAGCAGGACCTACAGGTGAAAACTGCTAAAAAGAATTTGAGTCTGGAGAAGTGGGAgaagagtgagagggagaagcTGGCTCGCTCTAGTGTGCGCCTCATTGAGGCTGTGACTAATCTGCGTGACATTGCCCTGACCAGTGTCCACAGTTCAGTATCTGCCCGTATGGTGTCCATCAAAACCAGCAAGAGCAGCATGCAAGCAGCACAGAAGGAGAAGGACACCTTCAGGTTCCTGCAGATGTATTCTCAGGTACAGCAGGATATGGAGAAGGCCAaggctgtggatctgaggaaAGGGATGGAGCCTGGCAGTGATCGAGACAAACTGGTTCAGGACATCAAACAGAATGGGGAAAAGATGGTGGAGCAAGCAGGCCACTTCTGGGGATCCTTGTTGAGTCTGGTTGACCCAGAGAACCACCAGGAGCTCATCAATACCAGTTCAGACCTGATCTTTGAACCACAGAGTTTGGGCCCCAGCATGTCACTGTCCAAAGACAGGAGGAAGGTTTTCTACACGGGGCTAGAGCCATATTCTGCCACTCTTCTAATTCGTAGTACCAGGTCAACTCCTAAATTTCAAAGGTGGGTGGTCAGTCTTTCCTGTCCTGACTGGACCATTGGTTTATGTGACAAACAGTTTGCACAGAACTTGACGTATGGACATGTCTATGGTCTGTGCCGCAAGGATAACAGGCTCAGCTCACTCACGACTGCCCGTGATGATGGTTCATGGCAGCAGAGAACACTTAGACCTTTAATCACACAGCTGAAAAATGGAGATGAGTCCGTACCACGACCTGGGGTGGTGGAGGTGTTTTTGAACTCTGATGCTTCCTCACTGTCCTTCTTCAGTAAAACTGGACGGCACCAGAGAGAAGAAATAATCACAATTAAGATGAGTCTCAACAACTGCGACCTGGCCCCCTTTGTTCATGTAGCAAAGACAAATGCCCAAAATATCCTCCAGCAGCAATGGAAGTGCCACTGTAGGCAGGTTAACTACACAGGGAGCATGTTGTGGCAAATGAAAGATAAGCAGTTCTACAACTCCTTCCAAAGTAATTGTTCCTGCGGAGCATATATTGGTGACGAATGCATCACAGAGGTGGTTTGTGAACTTCAGTAA